A single Dermacentor albipictus isolate Rhodes 1998 colony chromosome 3, USDA_Dalb.pri_finalv2, whole genome shotgun sequence DNA region contains:
- the LOC139057071 gene encoding glutamate receptor ionotropic, delta-1-like: protein MPALQWPPYVIYVKDEYGQDRVWGISGALMGNMTESMGLRYVVKKPADNQWGYRMPNGSWAGMLGDLHRNESELAVGPFVITSGTASHFPNGYIYMIDTFNFMSGIEHPFTTEIFTRISAFDIQMWALMFVYMILLAFLSLRLLSANEQRRSTAGFLERFDKWNDVLFLYFSGLMQRASSHRDGGKNSALFHGLLWLWLVCSFFVMNFFTANMSASLMVKTEAPRIRTVEDVLRTPDKRILLFADSGFTDLLMYSELESYRAVYSQIMRTGGEVRPVDVFLQSNMHRVLKQDVVILQERLSLDDQVGRQCSSLVGHGFFYFSDEYLATLMISWYARADFDPVLKDEFDIRLKWFVESGLLQRFRQEISPIGEECMLRMSDKADMQHRALLFDDLKPLFLLLLLLLMAAAMVFVIELLVATANRRRARPRRHCTSQNAAGSYSADLLEQTAQTA from the exons ATGCCGGCGTTGCAGTGGCCCCCGTATGTGATATACGTCAAGGACGAGTACGGGCAAGACAGGGTGTGGGGCATCTCCGGAGCACTCATGGGAAATATGACGGAGTCCATGGGCCTACG GTACGTTGTGAAGAAGCCCGCCGACAACCAGTGGGGCTACCGGATGCCCAACGGATCGTGGGCAGGCATGCTGGGAGATTTGCACAGAAAT GAAAGCGAGCTTGCCGTGGGACCTTTCGTGATCACGTCTGGTACTGCTTCACATTTCCCGAACGGCTACATCTACATGATTGACACATTCAACTTTATGAGTGGCATCGAGCACCCGTTCACTACTGAAATTTTCACCAGGATATCAGCATTTGACATTCAG ATGTGGGCCCTGATGTTCGTCTACATGATCCTGCTGGCATTCCTCAGCCTTCGTCTGCTGTCCGCAAACGAGCAACGGCGCTCCACAGCCGGCTTTCTCGAACGATTCGACAAATGGAACGACGTGCTCTTCCTCTACTTTTCCGGTCTCATGCAAAGAG CCTCCTCTCATCGCGACGGCGGCAAAAACAGCGCCCTGTTCCATGGCCTGCTGTGGCTGTGGCTGGTGTGCAGCTTCTTCGTGATGAACTTCTTCACGGCCAACATGAGCGCTAGCCTGATGGTGAAGACCGAGGCGCCACGCATACGCACCGTCGAAGACGTGCTCCGGACGCCCGACAAGCGCATTCTGCTCTTCGCAGACAGCGGGTTCACCGACCTTCTTATG TACTCGGAGCTGGAGTCTTACCGCGCCGTGTACAGCCAAATTATGCGGACGGGCGGCGAGGTACGACCGGTGGACGTGTTCCTACAGAGCAACATGCACCGTGTGCTCAAGCAGGACGTGGTTATCCTGCAGGAGAGGCTATCGCTCGACGACCAGGTGGGCCGCCAGTGCTCGAGCCTCGTCGGCCACGGTTTCTTCTACTTTAGCGATGAATATCTGGCGACGCTCATGATCAGCTGGTATGCTAGAGCTGACTTCGACCCCGTGCTCAAGGATGAGTTTGACATCAG GCTGAAATGGTTTGTGGAGAGCGGCCTCCTGCAGCGGTTCCGGCAGGAGATCTCCCCTATCGGTGAAGAGTGTATGCTGCGCATGAGCGACAAGGCGGACATGCAGCACCGCGCCTTGCTCTTCGACGACCTGAAGCCGCTGTTCTTACTCTTGCTACTGCTGCTGATGGCAGCCGCCATGGTCTTCGTCATCGAGCTGCTAGTCGCGACTGCGAACCGAAGACGTGCAAGGCCTCGGCGCCACTGCACATCACAGAACGCCGCCGGAAGCTACAGCGCCGACTTACTCGAACAAACTGCACAAACAGCCTGA